One Luteolibacter flavescens genomic region harbors:
- a CDS encoding c-type cytochrome domain-containing protein, producing the protein MANRIPILALLLPASGIASAADKVTFDDHVLPIFQQSCLNCHNPDKAKGGLDLSTFSGAMKGGSGGKIAEPGDTGAKLIAVVMHTAEPKMPPEGEKLGGDQIGLLKAWIEGGLLENKSSSARKPTKPKFDTALQSSADQKPEGPPPMPVDVLLDPPVVAPRASSVNAISSSPWAPLLAVTGQKQVLLFDTNSLELAGVLPFPEGDPVSLAFTPNARYLIVGGGVPGKSGVTVTFDVVTGERMLVAAKEFDSVLASDLKPDLSLVATGSPSRLIKIWKAEDGSQLHSIKKHTDWVTALDFSPDGILLATGDRNGGVWVWEADSGNEFHTLRAHQAGITAAAFRADSNLLATASEDGSVRFWEMNGGTEVKKLDAHPGGVLAFAWTRDGSFITSGRDRVVKLWKPDFNLLREFKDQPDLPVSVAFDSEGKRAFAADYRGQLTAWDVASGNPVGSFDANPPSVEQRLVSIGDEIRKQPEMVAAAEAAANDAQRKLAEARKRLTEAEGALQQSRDAHAAAVKGKQEAEQKLASTNQQLPPKREQAGNARAQLDAVSKEAEARKAAIAAVDQSIATAGQESQSASAELKRLEDELAKARTENRSADVASLETAVTTQQSKAEAAAVNLEQVRSERAREEGALTEIEMRLKATTDEVAKQDGEFAAMVKETETLPSVITGAAQAITDAESKIKEREAAIAPARDAIAPVEKTSQEAAAKLEQTRQHLPWLQGRERHWRAAALNTQALQARMEADRQGAEAEGLAADFEVEAKALNDLSAALDVARKEASDAEAHHNARQKAKSPADAKILEDSTKALEGVQAKVRELEAKHAAATASLAEAKKKADEAQPAAQALRAKAEELKALYISLRDGK; encoded by the coding sequence TTGGCAAATCGCATCCCCATCCTCGCCCTACTGCTTCCCGCCAGCGGCATCGCGTCCGCCGCGGACAAGGTGACTTTCGACGACCACGTCCTGCCCATCTTCCAGCAGAGCTGCCTGAACTGCCACAACCCGGACAAGGCGAAGGGCGGGCTCGATCTCTCGACCTTCTCCGGCGCGATGAAGGGCGGCTCGGGCGGCAAGATCGCCGAGCCCGGAGACACCGGCGCGAAGCTCATCGCCGTGGTGATGCACACCGCCGAGCCGAAGATGCCGCCCGAAGGCGAGAAGCTTGGCGGCGACCAGATCGGCCTGCTGAAGGCATGGATCGAAGGTGGTCTGCTGGAGAACAAAAGCTCCTCCGCGCGCAAGCCGACGAAGCCGAAATTCGACACCGCGCTCCAGTCATCCGCCGACCAGAAGCCGGAAGGCCCGCCGCCGATGCCGGTGGACGTCCTATTAGATCCTCCCGTGGTCGCGCCCCGTGCATCCTCGGTGAATGCCATCTCCAGCTCGCCATGGGCGCCGCTGCTCGCGGTGACGGGACAGAAGCAGGTGCTGCTCTTTGACACGAACTCGCTGGAACTCGCCGGCGTGCTGCCCTTCCCCGAGGGCGATCCGGTGTCGCTCGCTTTCACGCCGAATGCCCGCTATCTCATCGTCGGTGGAGGCGTGCCGGGGAAATCCGGCGTGACCGTTACCTTCGACGTGGTCACCGGAGAGCGTATGCTGGTCGCCGCTAAGGAATTCGACAGCGTGCTCGCGAGCGACCTGAAGCCGGATCTGTCGCTCGTCGCCACGGGCTCCCCTTCCCGCCTGATCAAGATCTGGAAAGCGGAGGACGGCAGCCAACTCCACTCGATCAAGAAACACACCGACTGGGTCACCGCGCTCGATTTCTCGCCCGATGGCATCCTGCTGGCGACCGGCGACCGCAATGGCGGCGTGTGGGTGTGGGAGGCTGACAGCGGAAATGAATTCCACACGCTGCGCGCCCATCAGGCAGGCATCACGGCGGCGGCATTCCGCGCGGACTCAAACTTGCTTGCGACCGCGTCCGAGGACGGCTCCGTGCGCTTCTGGGAGATGAACGGAGGCACCGAGGTGAAAAAGCTTGATGCTCATCCGGGCGGCGTGCTCGCGTTCGCATGGACGCGCGATGGCTCCTTTATCACTTCAGGTCGCGACCGCGTGGTGAAGCTGTGGAAGCCGGACTTCAACCTCTTGCGCGAGTTCAAGGATCAGCCGGACCTGCCGGTATCGGTGGCCTTCGACAGCGAGGGCAAGCGCGCCTTCGCCGCGGACTATCGCGGACAACTCACCGCGTGGGACGTGGCCAGCGGCAATCCGGTTGGAAGCTTCGATGCGAATCCGCCGTCGGTGGAGCAGCGTCTGGTATCCATCGGTGACGAGATCCGCAAGCAGCCCGAAATGGTCGCCGCCGCGGAAGCTGCCGCGAATGATGCACAGCGAAAGCTCGCCGAGGCCCGAAAGCGTCTCACCGAGGCCGAGGGCGCTCTTCAGCAATCCCGCGATGCACATGCTGCCGCGGTGAAAGGCAAGCAAGAGGCCGAGCAGAAGCTCGCCTCGACCAATCAGCAACTTCCGCCGAAGCGGGAACAAGCCGGCAACGCGCGCGCCCAACTGGATGCCGTGTCGAAGGAAGCGGAAGCAAGGAAGGCCGCCATCGCTGCAGTGGACCAGAGCATCGCGACTGCGGGTCAGGAGAGCCAGTCGGCATCAGCAGAGCTGAAGCGACTGGAGGATGAGCTAGCAAAAGCCCGCACGGAAAACCGCAGCGCCGACGTCGCCAGCTTGGAAACAGCAGTGACCACGCAGCAGTCGAAGGCCGAGGCTGCCGCAGTCAATCTGGAGCAAGTTCGCTCCGAACGTGCTCGGGAGGAAGGCGCGCTCACCGAGATCGAGATGCGCCTGAAAGCGACCACGGACGAAGTGGCGAAGCAAGATGGAGAGTTCGCGGCAATGGTGAAGGAGACCGAGACCTTGCCCTCCGTCATCACTGGTGCTGCGCAGGCGATCACGGACGCCGAGAGTAAGATCAAGGAGCGTGAGGCGGCCATCGCACCAGCCCGCGACGCAATCGCGCCCGTCGAAAAGACTTCGCAAGAAGCCGCTGCCAAGCTGGAGCAAACGCGGCAGCACCTGCCGTGGTTGCAAGGCCGCGAGCGTCACTGGAGAGCCGCCGCCTTGAACACGCAGGCCTTGCAGGCACGCATGGAGGCAGACCGGCAAGGAGCCGAGGCCGAAGGCTTGGCGGCAGATTTCGAAGTGGAGGCCAAAGCGCTGAACGATCTGTCGGCAGCGCTTGATGTCGCGCGGAAAGAAGCCAGCGATGCCGAAGCACACCACAACGCCCGGCAGAAGGCAAAGTCGCCTGCGGATGCGAAGATCCTGGAAGACTCGACCAAGGCCTTGGAAGGAGTGCAGGCCAAGGTTCGTGAGCTGGAGGCCAAGCATGCTGCTGCAACCGCATCGTTGGCCGAAGCAAAGAAGAAGGCCGATGAAGCCCAGCCCGCAGCTCAGGCACTTCGCGCGAAGGCCGAGGAATTGAAGGCGCTCTACATCTCCCTACGTGACGGGAAGTGA
- a CDS encoding ThuA domain-containing protein produces the protein MKPTVSLLVPLVLASSAMADDSWIVFEGKSGPGKGKHVVFVSGDEEYRSEEAFPMLGKLLAEKHGFKCTVLFSIDTKTGDINPDEQTNIPGIESIDSADFLVLGLRFRELPDDKMKHIVDHVEAGKPLLGLRTSTHAFNYSRNKESKYASWSFDSDGGFGKKILGETWVNHHGDHGSQSTRGIIEEANKSHPLLTGVTDVWGPTDVYGIRGLPEDATVLLRGAVLAGMKPEDAAVDGDKNKPMMPVAWVRDRKLDNGKSQKVICSTMGAATDFLEPGLTRFVVNSTYWACGLPVPEKLDVEPVGDYKPTNFGFKGYRKGVKPADMK, from the coding sequence ATGAAGCCCACCGTTTCCCTGCTCGTGCCACTCGTCCTCGCCTCCTCCGCCATGGCTGACGATTCTTGGATTGTCTTCGAGGGCAAGTCCGGCCCCGGCAAGGGCAAGCACGTGGTCTTCGTGAGCGGCGATGAGGAGTATCGCTCCGAGGAAGCCTTCCCGATGCTCGGCAAGCTGCTGGCAGAGAAGCATGGCTTCAAGTGCACCGTCCTCTTCTCCATCGACACGAAGACCGGCGATATCAATCCGGATGAGCAGACGAATATCCCCGGCATTGAGTCGATCGACTCCGCCGATTTCCTCGTCCTCGGCCTGCGCTTCCGCGAGCTGCCGGACGACAAAATGAAGCACATCGTGGATCACGTGGAGGCGGGCAAGCCGCTGCTGGGCCTGCGCACGTCCACCCACGCCTTCAACTATAGCCGCAACAAGGAGAGCAAGTATGCCTCGTGGTCGTTTGATTCCGATGGCGGCTTCGGGAAGAAGATCCTTGGCGAGACCTGGGTGAATCACCACGGCGACCACGGCAGCCAGAGCACCCGCGGAATCATCGAGGAGGCAAACAAGAGCCACCCTCTTCTTACCGGAGTGACCGACGTCTGGGGACCCACCGATGTCTATGGCATCCGGGGCTTGCCCGAGGATGCCACGGTGCTGCTGCGCGGTGCGGTGCTGGCGGGAATGAAGCCCGAGGACGCCGCCGTGGATGGCGACAAGAACAAGCCGATGATGCCCGTGGCCTGGGTGCGCGACCGCAAGCTCGACAATGGCAAGAGCCAGAAGGTGATCTGCTCCACCATGGGCGCGGCGACCGATTTCCTGGAGCCCGGCCTGACCCGTTTCGTGGTCAATTCCACCTACTGGGCCTGCGGATTGCCCGTCCCGGAGAAGCTCGATGTGGAACCCGTGGGCGATTACAAGCCCACGAACTTCGGCTTCAAGGGCTACCGGAAGGGCGTGAAGCCGGCGGACATGAAGTGA
- a CDS encoding PSD1 and planctomycete cytochrome C domain-containing protein, producing the protein MPSGFPTPAVLLAFAVPTLAGASESFEKVRLILEKKCVSCHYPDKTKGDLLLTTREEFLKGGGTGPAMVLEHLEKSELLVRVKLDEDDDEIMPPKGGPLTPEEIGALETWMKEGAPWPEGVVLAPRPKTALPDWNAPADPEIASIEPFPKNVSLETAADFHKVLVIARFKDAATQDITRQIKASVADPSIAKLDGTTLKPLKDGTTTMHLEYRGLKSEVTVTVKDAAKPRPVSFQLDVMPVLTSAGCNTGSCHGSARGKDGFHLTLYGFDPQGDHFRLTRESPGRRINQALPEESLLVTKAVGDVPHTGGKLFDKGSAPYDTLVAWIRDGANYDQGEIPQPTGITIEPPQLVLKGGELETPFTVKATFSDGTDRDVTTLSSFSTSNDNSVSINGRTGLSTSKNRGEAFLLGRFMIFTEVAQAIVIPKNLDYTRPELAEFNYIDKHVHEKLHKLRIIPAPLCDDETFLRRVFIDVVGKLPEPSERERFLADTNPKKREALVDELIGRKEFSEMWVMKWAELLQIRTFNNGPQQVSYKAALGYYNWLRDRISGNQPFNDIVRELLSSEGGTFSSPATNFFQIEQDVLKLTENVAQVFMGTRIQCAQCHNHPFDRWTMDDYYGFASFFAQVKRKPAEDPRERIVFDGGGEVPHLVTKQPVKPRFLGTKTPDNFGKQSRREAMAEWLTSTENPWFSRNVANVTWAHFFGVGITDPVDDVRISNPPANPELLAALSDKFVEYDYDLRKLVRDICNSRTYQLSSATNETNETDTRNFSRAMVRRIRAEVLLDCISQATQTPNKFKGLPVGSNAVQIADGNTTNYFLTTFGRATRATVCSCEVKMEPNLSQALHLLNGDATHNRINQGKIVQSLLAEKKSPEDVIRHLYLRTVNREPTPAEMEKLMAAVNEGKNNGEKQQILNDVFWALLNSKEFIFNH; encoded by the coding sequence ATGCCATCCGGATTTCCGACGCCTGCGGTGCTTCTTGCATTTGCCGTCCCCACGCTAGCGGGAGCTTCGGAGTCATTTGAAAAAGTCCGGCTGATCCTGGAGAAGAAATGCGTCTCCTGCCACTATCCGGACAAGACGAAGGGCGACCTGCTGCTGACCACCCGTGAGGAATTCCTCAAAGGCGGCGGCACCGGCCCTGCGATGGTGCTGGAGCATCTGGAGAAGTCCGAACTGCTCGTCCGCGTGAAGCTGGATGAGGATGACGACGAGATCATGCCTCCGAAGGGCGGCCCGCTCACCCCGGAGGAGATTGGTGCCTTGGAGACCTGGATGAAAGAAGGCGCACCATGGCCGGAGGGCGTGGTGCTGGCTCCGAGGCCGAAGACTGCACTGCCGGATTGGAACGCGCCGGCGGACCCCGAGATCGCCTCCATCGAGCCCTTCCCGAAGAATGTCTCGCTGGAGACCGCCGCGGATTTTCACAAGGTGCTCGTCATCGCGCGCTTCAAGGACGCGGCAACCCAGGACATCACGCGCCAGATCAAGGCGAGCGTCGCCGACCCTTCGATCGCGAAGCTGGACGGCACCACGCTCAAGCCGCTGAAGGACGGCACCACCACGATGCACCTCGAGTATCGCGGGCTGAAGTCCGAGGTGACCGTCACCGTGAAGGACGCGGCGAAGCCAAGACCGGTCTCCTTCCAGCTCGACGTGATGCCCGTGCTGACATCCGCGGGCTGTAATACCGGCTCCTGCCACGGCTCCGCGCGCGGGAAGGATGGCTTTCACCTCACCCTCTATGGCTTCGATCCGCAGGGAGATCACTTCCGCCTGACTCGCGAGAGTCCCGGCCGCCGCATCAATCAGGCGCTGCCAGAGGAATCACTTCTGGTCACGAAGGCCGTGGGCGACGTCCCCCACACCGGCGGGAAGCTCTTCGACAAAGGCAGCGCACCCTACGACACGCTCGTCGCGTGGATACGGGACGGGGCGAACTACGATCAAGGCGAGATCCCCCAGCCTACCGGCATCACCATCGAGCCGCCGCAGCTCGTCCTGAAAGGCGGTGAACTGGAGACGCCATTCACGGTGAAGGCGACTTTCTCCGATGGCACCGACCGCGACGTGACCACCCTATCGTCCTTCTCCACGTCGAATGACAACTCGGTCTCGATCAATGGCCGCACCGGGCTCTCCACGTCGAAGAACCGGGGCGAGGCATTCCTGTTAGGCCGCTTCATGATCTTCACCGAAGTCGCGCAGGCGATCGTGATCCCGAAGAATCTCGACTACACGCGACCAGAGCTGGCGGAGTTCAACTACATCGACAAGCACGTCCACGAGAAGCTGCACAAGCTGCGCATCATCCCCGCCCCGCTTTGCGACGACGAGACCTTCCTGCGCCGCGTCTTCATCGACGTGGTCGGCAAGCTGCCCGAGCCATCCGAGCGCGAGAGATTCCTGGCGGACACGAATCCGAAGAAGCGGGAAGCGCTCGTGGACGAGTTGATCGGCCGGAAGGAATTCTCCGAAATGTGGGTGATGAAGTGGGCGGAGCTGCTGCAGATCCGCACCTTCAACAACGGCCCGCAACAGGTCTCCTACAAGGCCGCACTGGGCTACTACAACTGGCTGCGCGACCGAATCTCGGGCAACCAGCCGTTCAACGACATCGTGCGCGAGCTTCTCTCCTCGGAGGGCGGCACCTTCTCCAGCCCGGCGACGAATTTCTTCCAGATCGAGCAGGATGTCCTGAAGCTCACGGAGAATGTCGCGCAGGTCTTCATGGGCACGCGCATCCAGTGCGCGCAGTGCCACAATCATCCCTTCGACCGCTGGACAATGGATGATTACTATGGTTTCGCCTCCTTCTTCGCGCAGGTGAAACGCAAGCCCGCCGAGGACCCGCGCGAGCGTATCGTCTTCGATGGCGGCGGCGAGGTGCCTCACCTGGTGACGAAGCAGCCGGTGAAGCCGCGCTTCCTCGGGACGAAGACGCCCGACAACTTCGGCAAGCAATCGCGACGCGAGGCGATGGCGGAGTGGCTGACCTCGACCGAGAACCCGTGGTTCTCCCGCAACGTCGCGAACGTGACTTGGGCTCACTTCTTCGGCGTGGGTATCACCGATCCCGTGGACGACGTGCGGATCTCGAATCCGCCGGCAAACCCCGAGCTTCTCGCGGCGCTCTCCGACAAGTTCGTCGAGTATGACTACGACCTGCGGAAGCTGGTGCGAGACATCTGCAACTCCCGCACTTATCAACTCTCCAGCGCCACCAACGAAACAAACGAGACCGACACGCGCAACTTCTCCCGCGCGATGGTCCGCCGCATCCGTGCGGAGGTCCTGCTGGACTGCATCTCGCAGGCGACGCAGACGCCTAACAAATTCAAGGGCCTGCCGGTCGGGTCGAATGCGGTGCAGATCGCCGATGGCAATACGACGAACTACTTCCTCACCACCTTTGGCCGCGCCACCCGCGCCACGGTGTGCTCCTGCGAGGTGAAGATGGAGCCGAACCTCTCCCAAGCGCTGCACCTGCTGAATGGCGATGCCACCCACAATCGCATCAACCAGGGCAAGATCGTGCAATCGCTGCTGGCCGAGAAGAAGTCCCCGGAAGACGTGATCCGTCACCTTTACCTCAGAACGGTGAACCGCGAACCCACCCCGGCCGAGATGGAGAAGCTCATGGCCGCCGTGAACGAAGGAAAGAACAACGGCGAGAAGCAGCAGATCCTGAATGATGTCTTCTGGGCGCTGCTGAACTCGAAGGAGTTCATCTTCAATCACTAG
- a CDS encoding Uma2 family endonuclease, giving the protein MTALRKPLLVSVADYLAAEEDGDAKHEYLGGVVHAMAGGTARHNAISSNILGALVARLRGKPCQPFNSDMKLRVELADQTRFYYPDAMVVCEGKPDHSLYQDQPSVIVEVLSDSTRRIDLTEKRDAYLTIASVRHLIFVEPDEARVIVYRRRETGDFETGEHVGLDAVIELPEIEAQLPLAELYERLTF; this is encoded by the coding sequence ATGACCGCGCTCAGAAAACCCTTGCTTGTCAGCGTCGCCGACTACCTCGCCGCCGAGGAGGACGGCGATGCCAAGCATGAGTATCTGGGCGGTGTGGTGCATGCGATGGCGGGCGGCACAGCCCGACACAATGCCATTTCTTCGAACATTCTGGGAGCCTTGGTCGCCCGTCTCAGGGGTAAGCCATGCCAGCCTTTCAACAGCGACATGAAGCTACGGGTGGAACTTGCGGACCAGACCCGCTTCTACTACCCGGATGCGATGGTCGTGTGCGAAGGCAAGCCCGACCATTCTCTCTACCAAGATCAGCCATCGGTGATCGTGGAAGTTCTCAGCGACTCCACGCGACGGATCGATCTCACGGAGAAGCGCGACGCCTACCTCACCATTGCTTCGGTCAGGCATCTCATCTTCGTCGAGCCCGACGAAGCGCGCGTGATCGTGTATCGCCGCCGCGAGACCGGCGATTTCGAGACCGGCGAGCACGTCGGCCTCGATGCGGTGATCGAACTCCCGGAAATCGAAGCCCAGCTCCCGCTCGCCGAGCTCTACGAGCGTCTCACTTTCTAA
- the dnaB gene encoding replicative DNA helicase translates to MAVDTKPARPESPSLHNADAAALGPDVLRQMPHALGPEKSILSSMLKDPEQWIGQALEEGLTRDHFYLPGHGLLFETLRELNAASKTIELVSLVQLLHDRGNLDSVGGPAAITDIFTYAPNAAHFAHHLTLVKDKHVLRSIIRTCTEASTEAYDNPEETVSLLDRVETSVLGIRQGTETSRGFHIKQSVGEVLSHFESLLHGELEVQGTATGYTDLDRMCKGLKPGEMFVVAARPSMGKTSFMMNVAEHICVDLKVPSMVFSCEMTAFQIVQRLLFARARFPMAQLGRGFKPKKEDLLRIKRAAEEIASSKLFVDDTAGILIDTLRAKARRRKREDNIGFIAIDYLQLLKSGSKQAQNSREREIGEISAGIKALAKELSLPILVLAQLNRGPEGRTGKSLGVPRMSDLRESGTIEQDADMIGLLYRTAYYAETEEEKEAEAGRAELLLAKNRNGETGHVPLTFIAELMRFETRARDERDGAGE, encoded by the coding sequence ATGGCCGTCGATACCAAGCCCGCTCGCCCCGAGTCCCCTTCCCTTCACAATGCCGATGCGGCCGCGCTCGGGCCGGACGTTTTGCGGCAGATGCCTCACGCGCTGGGACCGGAGAAGAGCATCCTGTCCTCGATGCTGAAGGACCCGGAGCAGTGGATCGGACAGGCGCTTGAGGAAGGCCTGACGCGGGACCACTTCTACCTGCCGGGACATGGCCTGCTTTTCGAAACGCTGCGCGAGCTGAATGCCGCAAGCAAGACCATCGAACTCGTCTCGCTGGTCCAGCTTCTCCACGACCGCGGCAATCTGGACAGCGTCGGCGGCCCGGCAGCGATCACGGACATCTTCACCTACGCACCGAATGCCGCGCACTTCGCGCATCACCTCACGCTGGTGAAGGACAAGCACGTGCTGCGTTCCATCATCCGCACCTGCACCGAGGCATCGACGGAGGCCTACGACAATCCGGAGGAGACCGTCTCCCTGCTCGACCGCGTGGAGACCAGCGTGCTCGGCATCCGCCAGGGAACGGAGACGTCGCGTGGATTCCACATCAAGCAGTCTGTCGGCGAAGTGCTGAGCCACTTCGAGTCGCTGCTTCATGGCGAACTAGAGGTGCAGGGAACGGCGACCGGCTATACCGATCTCGACCGCATGTGCAAGGGCCTGAAGCCCGGTGAAATGTTCGTCGTCGCGGCGCGTCCGTCGATGGGCAAGACCTCCTTCATGATGAACGTCGCGGAGCACATCTGCGTGGATCTGAAGGTGCCCAGCATGGTCTTCTCCTGCGAAATGACGGCTTTCCAGATCGTCCAGCGTCTTCTCTTCGCCCGCGCGCGATTCCCGATGGCGCAGCTCGGCCGGGGCTTCAAGCCGAAGAAGGAAGACCTGCTGCGGATCAAGCGCGCCGCCGAGGAGATCGCTTCGTCGAAGCTCTTCGTGGACGATACCGCGGGCATCCTGATCGACACGCTGCGGGCAAAGGCACGGCGGCGGAAGCGCGAGGATAATATCGGCTTCATCGCGATCGACTACCTCCAGCTCCTCAAGTCCGGGTCGAAGCAGGCGCAGAACTCCCGCGAGCGTGAAATCGGTGAAATTTCCGCCGGCATCAAGGCCCTCGCCAAGGAGCTCAGCCTGCCCATCTTGGTGCTCGCCCAGCTCAACCGTGGTCCGGAAGGACGAACCGGCAAGTCGCTCGGTGTGCCCCGCATGTCCGACCTTCGTGAGTCCGGCACCATCGAGCAGGACGCCGACATGATCGGCCTGCTCTACCGGACCGCCTACTACGCCGAGACCGAGGAAGAGAAGGAAGCCGAAGCAGGTCGCGCCGAACTGCTGCTCGCCAAGAACCGTAACGGTGAAACCGGCCACGTCCCGCTGACCTTCATCGCGGAGCTGATGCGCTTCGAAACCCGCGCCCGGGATGAGCGGGATGGTGCTGGCGAGTAA
- a CDS encoding MFS transporter yields the protein MANLSDNPAPSANGWWSQLNKYQRLVFVVATLAWLFDCLDQQLFNLARSPAMKSLMGANQEIKLFGDVSIAAGALSTSIFVLGWATGGMIFGSLGDRFGRAKMLSVTVLLYSIATGLSALSQSFTDFAVYRFITGLGVGGVFGLAVALVADTVPGHIRPRALGVLQSFSAVGNCAAGFIGLAIAMTAIGENTNYWKWLFVIGALPAFLVATIQLRMKEPESWRISRDKALAEGKRAGSYRDLFGDKRWLKHAVLGMILSCAGVIGLWGIGVFSSDLVGDIITHNFTEANASAEEINKGKQLWMSLNLLAFNVGAFIGMLVFTRVAVNMGRKKAFGIFFAGSLLITVFVFQMIGKINGRWDILWMAPLMGFFHLSVFAGFSIYLPELFPTRLRATGVSFCYNVGRYLAALGPFTLGALAATFGKKAQEAAVAAAPPEATEAFLASLRTAAKIDAFRDAASWMCLIFLLGIIVLPFLPETKDQPLPED from the coding sequence ATGGCAAACTTGTCTGACAACCCTGCTCCGTCCGCCAACGGTTGGTGGTCCCAATTGAACAAATACCAGCGTCTCGTCTTCGTCGTGGCGACGCTCGCGTGGTTGTTCGACTGCCTCGATCAGCAACTCTTTAACCTGGCGCGAAGCCCCGCGATGAAGTCGCTGATGGGGGCGAATCAGGAGATCAAGCTCTTCGGTGATGTCTCCATTGCCGCGGGTGCGCTTTCCACTTCGATCTTCGTTTTGGGATGGGCCACGGGCGGCATGATCTTCGGCTCTCTCGGCGACCGCTTCGGCCGTGCGAAGATGCTTTCGGTCACGGTACTGCTTTACTCGATTGCCACGGGGCTCTCCGCGCTTTCGCAGAGTTTCACGGATTTCGCGGTCTATCGTTTTATCACTGGCCTCGGTGTGGGTGGTGTCTTCGGCCTCGCGGTGGCACTGGTGGCAGACACGGTTCCCGGTCACATCCGGCCGCGTGCTCTCGGGGTATTGCAATCGTTCTCGGCTGTCGGCAACTGCGCTGCAGGTTTCATTGGCCTGGCGATCGCCATGACGGCCATCGGGGAGAATACGAACTATTGGAAATGGTTGTTCGTGATCGGTGCGTTGCCCGCATTCCTCGTCGCCACCATCCAGCTTCGCATGAAGGAGCCGGAATCATGGCGCATTTCCCGCGACAAGGCATTGGCAGAAGGCAAGCGCGCAGGCTCTTACCGCGATCTCTTCGGTGACAAGCGCTGGCTGAAGCACGCGGTGCTCGGCATGATCCTCTCCTGCGCGGGCGTCATCGGCCTGTGGGGCATCGGGGTCTTCTCGTCCGACCTGGTCGGCGACATCATCACCCACAATTTCACGGAGGCGAATGCGTCCGCTGAGGAGATCAACAAGGGCAAGCAGCTCTGGATGTCCCTGAACCTGCTCGCCTTCAATGTCGGAGCCTTCATCGGCATGCTGGTCTTCACCCGGGTAGCCGTGAACATGGGCCGCAAGAAGGCATTCGGGATCTTCTTCGCCGGATCGCTGCTGATCACGGTCTTTGTGTTCCAGATGATCGGCAAGATCAATGGACGCTGGGACATCCTGTGGATGGCTCCGCTGATGGGCTTTTTCCACCTCTCGGTCTTCGCGGGCTTCTCGATTTATCTGCCCGAGCTCTTCCCGACGCGCCTGCGGGCCACCGGTGTTTCCTTCTGCTACAATGTCGGTCGCTACCTCGCTGCGCTCGGTCCGTTTACGCTGGGAGCTCTGGCCGCGACATTCGGCAAGAAGGCCCAGGAGGCCGCCGTTGCCGCTGCTCCACCGGAAGCCACCGAGGCTTTCCTGGCATCGCTGCGGACCGCGGCGAAGATCGATGCCTTCCGCGACGCGGCTTCATGGATGTGTCTGATCTTCCTGCTCGGAATCATCGTCCTGCCGTTCCTTCCTGAGACGAAGGACCAGCCGCTGCCGGAGGATTGA
- a CDS encoding Gfo/Idh/MocA family protein: protein MKFGIIGAGMIGHFHAKAITAMTGGELHSVFDLRAEAAEKLASEYGAKAYSDMAAFLADPELEIVTVGTPSGAHLDPSLAALNAGKHVICEKPLEVTVERIDQLMAAAKANGKTLAAVLNRRFHPGMEAFKKAADEGRFGKLTSASAYVKWYRDQAYYDSAGWRGTWALDGGGALMNQSIHTIDALIYLAGPVKAVQASMACLAHERIEVEDIAVAIIEFESGARGVIEGSTCTWSKDGHPARVQLCGTEGSVFLADEAFEIWDFMNEKPEDNEIRSTLMKGQSAGLGANDPKAINFYQHQRNFEEVVSAIQEGRETTVSAAEARKPVAVIRAIYESAQNGGKRVEL, encoded by the coding sequence ATGAAATTCGGAATCATCGGTGCCGGCATGATCGGCCATTTCCACGCCAAGGCGATCACCGCGATGACCGGTGGCGAGCTTCACTCGGTCTTCGACCTGCGCGCCGAGGCGGCGGAGAAACTGGCTTCCGAATACGGGGCGAAGGCCTACTCGGACATGGCCGCTTTCCTGGCGGACCCCGAGCTTGAGATCGTCACGGTGGGCACGCCGTCCGGTGCTCATCTCGATCCCTCGCTGGCCGCGCTGAATGCCGGCAAGCACGTGATCTGCGAGAAGCCGCTGGAGGTGACCGTCGAGCGCATCGACCAGCTCATGGCCGCCGCTAAGGCGAATGGCAAGACGCTCGCAGCCGTGCTGAACCGTCGCTTCCACCCCGGCATGGAGGCCTTCAAGAAGGCTGCCGACGAAGGCCGCTTCGGCAAGCTGACCTCGGCCTCCGCCTACGTGAAGTGGTATCGCGACCAGGCCTACTACGATTCGGCAGGCTGGCGCGGCACCTGGGCTCTGGACGGCGGTGGTGCACTGATGAACCAATCCATCCACACCATCGACGCCCTCATCTACCTCGCCGGTCCGGTGAAGGCGGTGCAGGCGAGCATGGCATGCCTCGCGCACGAGCGCATCGAGGTGGAAGACATCGCCGTGGCCATCATCGAGTTCGAAAGCGGTGCCCGCGGCGTGATCGAGGGATCCACCTGCACATGGTCGAAGGACGGTCACCCGGCCCGCGTACAACTCTGCGGCACGGAGGGCTCCGTCTTCCTCGCCGACGAGGCCTTCGAAATCTGGGACTTCATGAATGAGAAGCCGGAGGACAACGAAATCCGCTCCACGCTGATGAAAGGCCAATCCGCCGGTCTCGGGGCGAATGACCCGAAGGCGATCAATTTCTACCAGCACCAGCGCAACTTCGAGGAAGTGGTCAGCGCGATCCAGGAAGGCCGCGAAACCACCGTCTCCGCCGCGGAGGCCCGCAAGCCCGTGGCCGTGATCCGCGCGATCTACGAGAGCGCGCAGAACGGCGGCAAGCGCGTGGAGCTTTAA